From Methanobrevibacter sp.:
TTCAGAAATCGATAAAGTGGAAAAAGCAGTTAAAGATGGCCTAAATAAAGTTGAGTACTGTGAATGCGGAAGCAAATTTGTCAGATACACTTCGGAAAAAGCAAATGTCGGCGTTCAGTTTTTCAATGAAGGAATGATAATCCTTTCAACATTCGCTCCTGAAGCTGTTGATGACATTGAATTTGGTGTCGGACTTACAATGATGGCTCAAAGCAGAAGCAAATGTAACGTCAGAGACTCAATTATTGTAGACTGTCACAATTCATTTACTGCAGAAAGTGGAGAAGTTCTTCCTGGAAACTCTGAAGTATTCCAGTTGATTGATGTTATTGATAAAATCAACGCTGATCAGGAAAAGTATGATATTAAAGTCGGTTGCAATCATAATACAATGGGCGATTTGGACAAACAGGAAGGAATCGGTGAAAGCGGTTTGAAAACCATGATTGTTGAAGTGGACGGTCAGAGAACTGCTTATGTACTGTTTGACTCAAACAATATGGAGATTGGTTTTAGACAGGAAATAATTGATGCAGTAAGTGATTTAGAAATTGATGAAATTGAAGTCATGACAACTGATACTCATACGGTTAATACTCTTTCAAGAGGTTATAATCCTATTGGAATAGCAAAAAGACCTGAAATTATTGAATATGTAAAAGTCAGTATTGTTGAAGCGATAAAAGATTTAGAAAAAGTAGAAGTTGGAACTGGAACTGAAAAAATTAGGAATCTTAATACCTTCGGCCCAAACAATTCAACAGAATTGATTTCAACAATCAGTTCAGTAGTGGCTGTCAGTAAAATTATAGCTCCAGTCTTACTTATTACCGCATTATTAATAGTATTTATTTGGATTTTCTTTGGGGGATTATAAGTACATTACAAATAATGTATAAGCAATAACCCATGTAAAGAAGAATGGTGAAATTCCATCCCATAACCATTGACTAAATCCGGAGATTTCATCTCCAGCAATTTTTTGGGAAAATTGGCCAATAAAATATAATATTATTACAGCAACGAAAAATGCAAATACATCATTTTTAAATCCAAACCAACCGGCAGTCAAACCTGCGGAAATTAATGCTGCAACAAGGCCTGCAATTATATGAATACTAGTAACTTTAACAGTAGCGTCCATGTATATCCTCCATTAAATTAAATATATTAATATAATTTTAGTGATTATAATATATTAAAGTATTGATTGAAAAAGGTGTTTTATAATGAAATCCATGTCAAACGTTGACATTTTTACAATAAGTAATGAACTAAATAATTTATTAAGTGGTGCTAGAGTCGATAAATCATTCCAACCTACAAAAGACATTGTAGTTATGAGATTTCATGTTCCAGGAACTGGAAGAATAGATTTAGTAATGCAGTGTGGCTCTAGAATACACATTAGCCAATATCCACTTGAAAATCCAACAACTCCACCAACATTTCCTATGCTTTTAAGAAAAAGAGTTAAAGGAGCTCATGTTGAAAGCATAAAACAGCATAATTTTGATCGTGTAGTGGAAATCAGGGTAAAAAAAGACAAATATTATACTATAATTGTTGAGTTGTTTGATAAAGGAAACATAATTCTATTGGACGATGAAAACAATATTATCTTACCACTTAAAAGAAAACAGTTAAGTGCAAGAGACATAAGCTCAAAAAGAGAATACAAATTTCCGGAAGAAAGAGGAATAAATCCAATTACTGCAAGTGAAAGTGAATTTAAAGAGTTATTTGAAAATCATGACAGCGATATCGTTAGAACCCTTGCAATGAATGGATTAGGAAGTTTATACGCAGAAGAAATTATTAAAAGAGCCAATGACATAATAGAACTTGATAAAAATACACCTAACAATGAAATTTCAGATGAGCAATTATCTGCATTATACACCGGATTTAAAGACTTATTCGACAATCTTACCGAAGAAAATATCAAACCACAAATTGTAAAAAATGAATCAAAAGAAGATGTCGTAGCGCTTGACTTAATAAAATACGATTCTTTTGAAAAAACTTATTATAAAACATTTAATGAAGCATGCGATGAATTCTACTCAAAAAAAGTCAATACTGATATAAAAAATATAAAAGAGGCAGCATGGAATAAGAAAGTAAATAAGTTTGAAAAAAGGTTGCGTTTACAACAAGAGACACTTGATAATTTTTATAAAACCATTGATGATAGTCAACATAAAGGAGAGGTTATTTATTCTAATTACCCTACCATCGAAAATGTAGTAAATGTTGTCAACCAAGCAAGGAGTAAGGATTATTCTTTTAAAGAAATTGGTAAAACATTGAAAAAAGCTAAAAAAGATGGAATGAATGAAGCCCAAATTTATGAATCTATTGATAAAATGGGAGTATTGACCTTAAATATTGATAACACCACTCTATTAATAGATCCGAAGTTAACAATACCTGAAAATGCTGAAAATTATTATGAAAAAGCAAAGAAAGCTAAAAGAAAAACAAAAGGTGCACAAATAGCTATTGAAAACACTAAAAAACAGCTGGAAAAAATTAAAGCTAAAAAGGATATTGCAATGGAAAATATCGCTGTACCTAAAAAGAGAGTTAAGAAAAATTTAAAATGGTATGAAAAGTTAAGATGGTTTTTAAGCTCAGACGGTCATTTGGTTATTGGCGGGCGTGATGCCAACAGTAATGAAAGTGTTGTTAAAAAATATTTAGAGCCAAATGATATTTATTTACATGCAGATATACATGGAGCATCATCAACTGCAATAAAATTGAATGGTGATGAGTTAAATGATTCTCTCATCAAAGAATCCGGAGAGTTTGCAGCATCATTTTCATCTGCTTGGTCAATGGGTTTCACATCCCAAGACGTATTTTGGGTTCATCCGGACCAAGTTACAAAAACACCCGAATCCGGAGAATTTTTACCAAAAGGATCATTTGTAATAAGAGGCCACAGAAACTATATTCGAGGCTCAAGAGTAAAATTAGCAATTGGTATTGTTGATTATGAAGGAAAAAGAATAATGGCAGGACCAATTGAAGCTTTAGAAGCACATTGTGAAAATTATGTCGTATTAAAACCAGGATTTATGAAAAAAGAAGCAATAGCGAAAAAAATTATCCATAAAATTAATGAAGATGATTTATTAACACTTGACGACATCATCAGAGTGTTGCCATCTGGAAAATGCGATATTGATGAAGAATATCATCAAAGAAAAAAATATGAAAAAAATTAATCCTGATAATCTTCAGGATTAAATTCAAAATATTCATTTGGGTTCATAACCACAATGTCAATATTCGGATTAAATTGACTTACAAAATTAGCAAATATTGCAGGATCCTGTTCTATAGGTGGGAAAGTATTGTAATGCATTGGAATTACCACTTTTGGATTCATCCACATTGTACCAAGAGCAGCTTCGAATGGACCCATAGTAAATTTATCACCAATAGGAACCATCACAACATCAGGTTTATAAATAGCACCAATAATATCTTTCATATCACCAAATAATCCTGTATCACCACAGTGATATATTTTAGTTCCATCTTCAAAAGTTATAAGAAAACTTGCAGCAGTTCCTCCAGGAACAGTCTCTTCGACAATATCAATGTCAGAGGAATGTTTTGCTTCAAGCATGGTAAATTTAATATTTCTAAATATAAAAGAACCGCCGATATTAACACTAATGTTTCTAATTCCCTGTTTTGCTAAAAAGAGTGAAATTTCATGGATACATGCTATAGGTGCATTAGTACTATTAGAAATTTCTAAAGCATCACCAAAATGGTCAGAATGTCCATGAGTTAATAAAATAATATCAGGATTCAATTCTTCTACAGGAACTTCACAACTGGGATTGTTACTAATAAATGGGTCAATTAATATTCTAACATTATCATCACTAATAATTTCAAAGGCAGAATGACCTAACCACCTAATTTCCATTAAGCGACACCACCATTAGCAGCAGCCATGAGAACATTTTCATCTAAATTAGAAGCAATGTTCCATGTTTTTTCGAAATCTGCCCTGATATTTGAAATAGAAATTCTATCATTATAAATTGCACCATATTCCATATTATTTTTGCCTTCTGAAATAATCATAGCATGAGAATCATCAGTGATTAAATTAATTGAATGCACTTTTGGAACTGTCTTAATATGAACCCCTTGTTTTAAAAGAGATGAAATTAAAAACATATAAGACATGTCTGAAACATCAAATTCATTTATAATTACTCTAGAATAAATTGTTGGAACATGAGATAAAAACCTGTCAGACAAATCATTTAAAGAAGGAATTTCCAACATTATTTCCTTATTTACATTCACTGCCAGATTATCAAATGCCTCTTTAGAAGTCAATACCCCATTATCAGAAATTACATAACTATTTAATGATTTTGGAACCGGTAAACTCTCAGGATTATTAATATCAATTTT
This genomic window contains:
- a CDS encoding DUF2070 family protein, with translation ILSFLIGSTYYLIDLTPNQGIILDFIYGGLFGLIVLGVASIMSGALNQQIISSFHGINLKIKHSMFLSGLSMFILGIFIILGCIISRIINVDIFVNSALFGCVIIYGVNTLVFWATSKVRFTVAAITGFIQPILILALYILISFLFIDTSFIGPVLLQVMIKALIASIIFVLAIYAFITVIASPFKKNLGIGVLDLLSLFIAHMNEGSNSLEGLFENMSEAIDTIVTFVSFRNENGIKALFISPSVHPGPLGDLGGSNMPTILANKFDHFTMVAHGPSTHDFNPIAVSEIDKVEKAVKDGLNKVEYCECGSKFVRYTSEKANVGVQFFNEGMIILSTFAPEAVDDIEFGVGLTMMAQSRSKCNVRDSIIVDCHNSFTAESGEVLPGNSEVFQLIDVIDKINADQEKYDIKVGCNHNTMGDLDKQEGIGESGLKTMIVEVDGQRTAYVLFDSNNMEIGFRQEIIDAVSDLEIDEIEVMTTDTHTVNTLSRGYNPIGIAKRPEIIEYVKVSIVEAIKDLEKVEVGTGTEKIRNLNTFGPNNSTELISTISSVVAVSKIIAPVLLITALLIVFIWIFFGGL
- a CDS encoding metal-dependent hydrolase, giving the protein MEIRWLGHSAFEIISDDNVRILIDPFISNNPSCEVPVEELNPDIILLTHGHSDHFGDALEISNSTNAPIACIHEISLFLAKQGIRNISVNIGGSFIFRNIKFTMLEAKHSSDIDIVEETVPGGTAASFLITFEDGTKIYHCGDTGLFGDMKDIIGAIYKPDVVMVPIGDKFTMGPFEAALGTMWMNPKVVIPMHYNTFPPIEQDPAIFANFVSQFNPNIDIVVMNPNEYFEFNPEDYQD
- the rqcH gene encoding ribosome rescue protein RqcH, which gives rise to MKSMSNVDIFTISNELNNLLSGARVDKSFQPTKDIVVMRFHVPGTGRIDLVMQCGSRIHISQYPLENPTTPPTFPMLLRKRVKGAHVESIKQHNFDRVVEIRVKKDKYYTIIVELFDKGNIILLDDENNIILPLKRKQLSARDISSKREYKFPEERGINPITASESEFKELFENHDSDIVRTLAMNGLGSLYAEEIIKRANDIIELDKNTPNNEISDEQLSALYTGFKDLFDNLTEENIKPQIVKNESKEDVVALDLIKYDSFEKTYYKTFNEACDEFYSKKVNTDIKNIKEAAWNKKVNKFEKRLRLQQETLDNFYKTIDDSQHKGEVIYSNYPTIENVVNVVNQARSKDYSFKEIGKTLKKAKKDGMNEAQIYESIDKMGVLTLNIDNTTLLIDPKLTIPENAENYYEKAKKAKRKTKGAQIAIENTKKQLEKIKAKKDIAMENIAVPKKRVKKNLKWYEKLRWFLSSDGHLVIGGRDANSNESVVKKYLEPNDIYLHADIHGASSTAIKLNGDELNDSLIKESGEFAASFSSAWSMGFTSQDVFWVHPDQVTKTPESGEFLPKGSFVIRGHRNYIRGSRVKLAIGIVDYEGKRIMAGPIEALEAHCENYVVLKPGFMKKEAIAKKIIHKINEDDLLTLDDIIRVLPSGKCDIDEEYHQRKKYEKN